A window of Helicoverpa armigera isolate CAAS_96S chromosome 30, ASM3070526v1, whole genome shotgun sequence contains these coding sequences:
- the LOC135119125 gene encoding histone H2B-like — protein MPPKTSGKAPRNLAKPEEHLQTDKKKKKHKRKESYAIYIYKVLKQVHPDTGISSKAMSIMNSFVNDIFERIAAEASRLAHYNKRSTITSREVQTSVRLLLPGELAKHAVSEGTKAVTKYTSSK, from the coding sequence ATGCCGCCCAAGACAAGTGGTAAAGCGCCAAGAAATCTGGCAAAGCCAGAAGAACATCTCCAAACcgacaagaagaagaagaagcacaAGAGGAAGGAGAGCTACGCCATCTACATCTACAAGGTGTTGAAGCAGGTGCACCCCGACACCGGTATCTCCAGCAAGGCCATGTCGATCATGAACTCGTTCGTGAACGACATTTTCGAGCGCATCGCCGCCGAAGCTTCCCGTCTCGCCCACTACAACAAGAGGTCCACCATCACATCGAGGGAGGTCCAAACTTCCGTCAGGCTCCTGCTGCCCGGTGAGCTCGCCAAGCACGCCGTCAGTGAAGGCACCAAGGCCGTCACCAAGTACACCAGCTCTAAATGA